The DNA region CGCGCCCGCCACGCGCATGCCCATCATTCCCATGTAGTGCGTGGAGGCGACGCCCAGTCCGAGCACCAGTCCCCCGCCGAGCACCGCGAGCCAGGCGTGCCTGCGACCTGAGACCAGGAACAGCGCGAGGGCGGAGACGACGACGGCCAGCAGCAGGACCCCGTACGTCGTCAGCATGTCGTAGCCGATCGGCGCCTCGCCGACGCTGAAGCCGATCATCGCCACGAAGTGCATGGTGAAGATCCCGATGCCGATGGCGACGGACCCTATGGCCAACCACGCGGCACGCCCCCGGGCTTGGCCGCCCGAGGCCCGCATCGCACATCTCAGCCCGACACCACAGCCCAGGCAGGCGACGCCGTACGCCAGCAAGGGCGTGACCGGTCCGTACGTCAGAAACTCCGGCTGGACCGCGGCGGTACGGAACATCGTCCGTCACCCCCATCAGGAAGCGGTGAGTGCATGGCCACAGGACCGTCACATGGGCAACACACGTGCGGAGGACTCATGCTAGGACGCGCCGGGGAGACGTGCGCGCGATTCGTTGAAGCTTGAGGCAACCGTTTGCGGTCGCGTCGAGCGGCGCCCGAGCAGCGCCGGATTGCCTCCGGTCCGCCCCCAACGCCCGCCCCGCCTCCGTCAGTTCACGCCGAACGTTCGCCGCGGGCCGGTGTTCACAGCGGGCAGCTCAGCGCCAGCCGTATATCTGCTGGAGCCGGTGAACGACGCGGTTGAACCGGGCACGGTCCAGGGCGCACGCCTCGCGCCGCATCCCGTCCGGATGAATCCGCAGCACCCGCTCCGTACCCACCCACGACTCACGCCCGCTGCGGTCCCAGGGGCCGGACCCCAGCGGCAGCCAGTCACGCTCCCCGTCGTGTTCCCGCGAGCTCAACTGGACGCCCAGCAGCGTGCCTTGGCGCTCCCGCGCCACGATCAGCACCGGCCGGTCCTTGCCCCTGCCGTCGTCCTCCTCGTACGGGACCCACGTCCATACGATCTCGCCCGGGTCCGGGTCGCCGTCCGGGGCGGGGGCGTAGGCCGTGCGCACCCTGCCGACCTTGCGCGGCTCGACCTCCTCGGTCGCCGAAGGGCCGCTGCTGCCGGGCCCGCCGAGTGCACCGCCGTGAGTCACGTTGCTTGAATGGTTCATGCCGGGAACCTATCGCCGTCCCGGAACGGACGTACGACGGAAGGCGGGCAGGCATGGCAGCGGATGCTCCCGGACGGACCCTGGTGGTGCAGAACACCCCGGGCGGAGGGCCGGGCCGTCTCGGTGACTGGCTGCGGGAGCAGGGCCTCGCGCTGGAGGTCGTGCACGCCTACGACGGCGGCCGGCTGCCGGAGACGCTGCACGCCCACCGGGGGCTGCTCGTCCTCGGGGGCGGCTATATGCCCGACGCCGACGACCGGGCGCCATGGCTCGCCCCCGTACGAGGGCTGGTGCGTCAGGCGCTGGAGTCGTCGGTGCCGATGCTCGGGGTCTGTCTCGGCGCGCAGCTTCTCGCGTACGTCGCCGGAGGCACCGTACGGGCGGCACACGGGCTGCCGGAGTCGGGCAGCACCGAAGTGACGCTGCGGCCCGAGGCGTTGGACGATCCGCTCTTCGGCGGGCTGCCGTCCCGGGTGAAGGCGGTGGAGCACCGCGTCGACGCGATCACCCGGCTTCCCGGGGACGCACACTGGCTGGCTCGCAGCGAGCGCTGTCCCGTACAGGCGTTCCGCGTAGGGGAGTCGGCGTGGGGAGTGCAGTTCCACCCCGAGGCGACGGCCGAGACCGTACGGGGCTGGGACGCCGACGCGTTGCGCGAACAGGGCTTCGACCGGGACGAGTTGGTGCGTACGGCCGAAGCGGACGAGGCGGAGTCCGCACGGAACTGGCACGGCCTCGCGTGCCGTTTCGCATCCGTCGTCGCGGCGGGCGGCCGGGCGGAGCGGGGGCCGGGTGCGCCGGAGAGCGTGCCCGGGTGAGGGCGACGCCCGGCTGACGGGCCGGGGCCAGAGGGCGGGGCGCAAGGCACGCGGCGCCCGTCCCGTGTCCGCTGTCAGTCGCGCCCCGGAAGGCCGCTCCAGGCCGGGCGCTGCGGCCTGTCGGAGCGTACGAAGACGTCGGCGGCCTGCTGCGGGGCGACTTCGTCCTCGTAACGCTCGTAAGCGGGCAGCTTCCAGTGCTCCTCGTAGGGGGTCAGCCGCTCCAGCGCGCTCGCGGAGAGCCCGAGATGGACCGTCAGATCGAAGGGGAACCACTTCCCCAGCAGGAACGGCCCGTGGAGCAACAGCACGCCGCCCGCCGGGAGTTGCACGTACGGGCTGCGGGTGGGCCGGTCCTCGGTGGGGGCGCGCAGGTCGGGCAGCACCCTGCCGTCCCCGCCGGGGTCGAGCGGCGCGAAGACCTCACGCCACAGGGCCTGGGTGTCGTACCAGAGGTCGTAGTACGCGTCGGGGTCCTGCTTGCCGAACTCGAAGCGCAGGGAGTCCGCCCGCAGGAATCCGTCGGTGCCGACGACGAGGGCGGGCATGCCGCGCAGGCGCACGGCATCGGCCAGTCGCTCCGCGAGCGCCCCGGGTTCGGCGGGCGGCGCACCGTCGACGGCGACGCGCAGCCACTGGGCGCGGTCGTCGTCCTGGGCGGCCGGGGCGGATGCCGGAGGGCCGGTGAGTTGCCCGGCGAGGTCTGCGGCGAGATGGTCCGCGAGCTGCCGGGTGAGGAGTTCCCATGTGATCGGTTCGAGGCGCACACCCCCATCGTGACCGCATGGCGCGGCCTCACCGCCAGGTGCCGGGCCCCGTACGGCACGGCGGCGCGACGGAGGCCGCAAGCGCTTCCCGGGCGCCCGGGGGCTGCCGCGCGGGCGCCGCCGCCCGGCCCGCTCGGGTGGTTCGCCGGTCGGCGATGTCCCTATCCTTGGGAGTGATCCACCGGCGTCGACAGGATGTTCCACCGGAGGTGTCCGGCCGATGTACCGCAAGCGTGTGATCGTCTCCGGCGGTGTGCAGGGCGTGTTCTTCCGCGACACCTGCTGTGCGACGGCCTCCGCACAGGGCGTGAAGGGCTGGGTCCGCAACCTCCCCGACGGCACGGTCGAGGCCGTCTTCGAAGGCGAGACGGGCGCCGTCGAGCAGCTCGTCGACTGGGCGCACGAGGGCCCGCCGACCGCCAGCGTCGAGCACGTGGAGGTCTACGAGGAGGAGCCGGAGGGGCTCGGCTCCTTCGACGTCCGTTCCACTCCGTCCACCGCCGACGCCCCTCCCCGGTCCGACAGACCGTGACGCGGGGGCACATCCGGCTCCGCTTCGACGACGGTCTGCGCTTCTTCCTCGCCGCGCGGCACCGCCGCCCCGGCGGCACGTCGGTGCCGTACGACGGTACGTCGACGCTCGGCCATGTCGTGCAGTCGCTGGGCGTACCGCTGACGGAGGTCGGCGAGCTGCGGGTGCACGGGCCGGAGGCGGACGCCGGTGCGGGGACGGACCGGCGCCTTGTCTGCCCCTCCTACCGCCCGCGCGACGGCGAGACCGCAGACGTCGCAACTGCCGCCCGCCCGCAGCCGGTTCCCGGGCCGGGCCCGCCGCGTTTCCTGCTCGACGTGCATCTGGGCGCGCTGGCGCGGCGGCTTCGGCTGATGGGCCTCGACGCCGAGTACGGCAACGACGCCGCCGACGAGGAGCTGGTCGCCGAGGCCAACGCCGGGCGCCGGGTACTGCTCACCCAGGACCGGGGCCTGCTGCTGCGCCGGGCGCTGTGGCTCGGTGCGTATGTG from Streptomyces marispadix includes:
- a CDS encoding MHYT domain-containing protein produces the protein MFRTAAVQPEFLTYGPVTPLLAYGVACLGCGVGLRCAMRASGGQARGRAAWLAIGSVAIGIGIFTMHFVAMIGFSVGEAPIGYDMLTTYGVLLLAVVVSALALFLVSGRRHAWLAVLGGGLVLGLGVASTHYMGMMGMRVAGAVRYDSRIMAIAAALAVVVTSAALWVATRVGHMGASLTAALTMALGFIGMHYTGMAGMSVRLFSDDGAVGSSSLGTLTPVLVGPVLVLLLITLFVSLDPMMERDGRQQWGTRPGEGTGEKLEWVPFERR
- a CDS encoding type II toxin-antitoxin system PemK/MazF family toxin, producing the protein MNHSSNVTHGGALGGPGSSGPSATEEVEPRKVGRVRTAYAPAPDGDPDPGEIVWTWVPYEEDDGRGKDRPVLIVARERQGTLLGVQLSSREHDGERDWLPLGSGPWDRSGRESWVGTERVLRIHPDGMRREACALDRARFNRVVHRLQQIYGWR
- a CDS encoding type 1 glutamine amidotransferase translates to MAADAPGRTLVVQNTPGGGPGRLGDWLREQGLALEVVHAYDGGRLPETLHAHRGLLVLGGGYMPDADDRAPWLAPVRGLVRQALESSVPMLGVCLGAQLLAYVAGGTVRAAHGLPESGSTEVTLRPEALDDPLFGGLPSRVKAVEHRVDAITRLPGDAHWLARSERCPVQAFRVGESAWGVQFHPEATAETVRGWDADALREQGFDRDELVRTAEADEAESARNWHGLACRFASVVAAGGRAERGPGAPESVPG
- a CDS encoding uridine kinase produces the protein MRLEPITWELLTRQLADHLAADLAGQLTGPPASAPAAQDDDRAQWLRVAVDGAPPAEPGALAERLADAVRLRGMPALVVGTDGFLRADSLRFEFGKQDPDAYYDLWYDTQALWREVFAPLDPGGDGRVLPDLRAPTEDRPTRSPYVQLPAGGVLLLHGPFLLGKWFPFDLTVHLGLSASALERLTPYEEHWKLPAYERYEDEVAPQQAADVFVRSDRPQRPAWSGLPGRD
- a CDS encoding acylphosphatase encodes the protein MYRKRVIVSGGVQGVFFRDTCCATASAQGVKGWVRNLPDGTVEAVFEGETGAVEQLVDWAHEGPPTASVEHVEVYEEEPEGLGSFDVRSTPSTADAPPRSDRP
- a CDS encoding Mut7-C ubiquitin/RNAse domain-containing protein, whose translation is MTRGHIRLRFDDGLRFFLAARHRRPGGTSVPYDGTSTLGHVVQSLGVPLTEVGELRVHGPEADAGAGTDRRLVCPSYRPRDGETADVATAARPQPVPGPGPPRFLLDVHLGALARRLRLMGLDAEYGNDAADEELVAEANAGRRVLLTQDRGLLLRRALWLGAYVRGARPDRQLLDVLDRFAPPLEPWTRCMACNGTLAPVAKSEIAELLRPGTRRTYDTFVRCRSCSRLYWRGAHSGRLESLVADACEAAGATGTSGMSGTVGGVEATGDSADGAGRGRREP